The following proteins come from a genomic window of Pseudomonas sp. J452:
- a CDS encoding UPF0158 family protein, which produces MRPLTIDLDRLAAAFISADCDFRLDLLSGRILDIPPVGADPQIEQLLEEEPERLLAVDSLTPGAMLALMAEFLPEVEQLGAYTALQAALDSRKPLRSFHNAISQFPSVRAAWQAFEAERLRELALDWLAENQLELRA; this is translated from the coding sequence ATGCGCCCACTGACCATCGACCTCGACCGCCTGGCCGCCGCCTTCATCAGCGCCGACTGCGACTTTCGCCTCGACCTGCTCAGCGGCAGGATTCTCGACATTCCACCTGTAGGCGCCGATCCGCAGATCGAACAGCTGCTGGAAGAAGAGCCCGAGCGCCTGCTGGCGGTGGACAGCCTGACGCCCGGGGCGATGCTCGCGCTGATGGCCGAGTTCCTCCCGGAAGTCGAACAACTGGGCGCCTACACCGCCCTGCAAGCCGCCCTGGACAGTCGCAAGCCGCTGCGCAGCTTCCACAACGCCATCAGCCAGTTCCCCAGCGTGCGCGCCGCCTGGCAGGCCTTCGAGGCCGAGCGCCTGCGCGAGCTGGCGCTGGATTGGCTGGCGGAGAATCAGCTGGAGCTGCGTGCGTAG
- the tatC gene encoding twin-arginine translocase subunit TatC: MSESKAEPDAEMPLVAHLTELRSRLLRCVIAIFIVFAGLFYFAQDIYTIVSAPLRAYLPEGATMIATGVASPFLTPFKLTAWCALFLAVPIILHQVWGFIAPGLYKHEKRIAMPLLVSSILLFYGGMAFAYFLVFPLIFHFFASVTPEGVAMMTDINEYLDFVLTLFFAFGVAFEIPVATFLVIWVGVIDIDTLKKSRPYVIVGCFVVGMILTPPDIFSQTLLAVPMWLLFEVGLLFGGLVRKRSEHEPDDDAGDQPPATLP; this comes from the coding sequence ATGAGTGAATCCAAAGCCGAACCGGATGCCGAGATGCCCCTGGTGGCGCACCTCACCGAACTGCGCTCGCGCCTGCTGCGCTGCGTGATCGCCATCTTCATCGTCTTCGCCGGACTGTTCTACTTCGCCCAGGACATCTACACCATCGTCTCCGCACCGCTGCGCGCCTACCTGCCGGAAGGCGCGACGATGATCGCCACCGGCGTCGCCTCGCCGTTCCTCACGCCGTTCAAGCTGACCGCCTGGTGCGCGCTGTTCCTCGCCGTGCCGATCATCCTGCATCAGGTCTGGGGCTTCATCGCGCCGGGGCTGTACAAGCACGAGAAACGCATCGCCATGCCCCTGCTGGTCTCCAGCATCCTGCTGTTCTACGGCGGCATGGCCTTCGCCTACTTCCTGGTATTCCCGCTGATCTTCCACTTCTTCGCCAGCGTGACTCCAGAAGGGGTGGCGATGATGACCGACATCAACGAGTACCTGGACTTCGTCCTGACCCTGTTCTTCGCCTTCGGCGTGGCCTTCGAGATCCCGGTGGCGACCTTCCTGGTGATCTGGGTCGGCGTGATCGACATCGACACGCTGAAGAAGAGCCGGCCCTACGTGATCGTTGGCTGCTTCGTGGTCGGCATGATCCTCACCCCGCCGGACATCTTCTCGCAGACCCTGCTGGCCGTGCCGATGTGGCTGCTGTTCGAGGTCGGCCTGCTGTTTGGCGGCCTGGTGCGCAAGCGCAGCGAGCATGAACCGGACGACGACGCCGGCGACCAGCCGCCCGCCACGCTGCCGTGA
- the tatB gene encoding Sec-independent protein translocase protein TatB, protein MFDIGFSELLLVGLVALIVFGPERLPAAARTAGLWVGRLKRSFSAIKAEVEREIGADEVRRQLHNEQILQMERELKQSILPPAIGPGTDPADAVPSAAEASPSPLASAPVPPSEPSRLP, encoded by the coding sequence ATGTTCGATATCGGCTTTTCCGAACTGCTGCTGGTCGGCCTGGTGGCGCTGATCGTCTTCGGCCCCGAGCGCTTGCCCGCTGCAGCGCGCACGGCCGGCCTGTGGGTCGGCCGGCTGAAGCGCAGCTTCAGTGCGATCAAGGCCGAAGTGGAGCGCGAGATCGGCGCCGACGAGGTGCGCCGCCAGCTGCATAACGAGCAGATCCTGCAGATGGAACGCGAGCTCAAGCAGTCGATCCTGCCCCCGGCGATCGGCCCCGGCACGGATCCGGCCGACGCAGTGCCCAGCGCGGCCGAAGCCAGCCCGAGCCCGCTCGCCAGCGCCCCTGTCCCGCCTTCGGAGCCTTCGCGCCTGCCATGA
- a CDS encoding SCP2 domain-containing protein: MLLSGLLAGVEHGLNRVLAMDSTALPRLARLDGKVIAIDCQSPALQLFLLPSGEGLQLASQWSGADCTLRAPAASLLRLALAKDKTSVLHRPEVELDGDSAALLELTKILQDLELDWEYELSRWLGPVGSQLLGGHLRSRVNWAGNSLDSLRHNLADYLSEESRHLVGQREADARFAELDHLKLALDRLDARIEHLARKVKPSE, translated from the coding sequence ATGCTGCTGAGCGGGCTACTGGCCGGCGTCGAACACGGCCTCAACCGCGTGCTGGCCATGGACAGCACCGCGCTGCCGCGCCTGGCCCGGCTGGACGGCAAGGTCATCGCCATCGACTGCCAGAGCCCGGCCCTGCAACTGTTCCTCCTGCCCAGCGGCGAGGGCCTGCAGCTGGCCAGCCAGTGGAGTGGCGCCGACTGCACCCTGCGCGCCCCGGCTGCCAGCCTGTTGCGCCTGGCCCTGGCCAAGGACAAGACCAGCGTTCTGCATCGCCCGGAAGTCGAACTGGATGGCGACAGCGCCGCCCTGCTGGAGCTGACCAAGATCCTCCAGGACCTCGAACTGGACTGGGAGTACGAGCTGTCGCGCTGGCTCGGCCCGGTCGGCAGCCAGCTGCTCGGCGGCCACTTGCGTAGCCGGGTGAACTGGGCCGGCAACAGCCTGGACAGCTTGCGCCACAACCTCGCCGACTACCTCAGCGAAGAATCGCGCCACCTGGTCGGCCAGCGCGAGGCCGATGCGCGCTTCGCCGAACTCGACCACCTCAAGCTCGCCCTCGACCGCCTCGACGCGCGCATCGAGCATCTCGCCCGCAAGGTAAAACCCTCCGAATGA
- a CDS encoding 16S rRNA (uracil(1498)-N(3))-methyltransferase: MNLLLLEDADFVAADRVVLAGRRLKHLQEVHRAAVGDSLRVGRLGGLMGSGSLLELTEQHAALQVSLDQPPPAKLPLTLLLALPRPKMLKRVLQTVSAMGVPRLILLNSYRVEKSFWQTPFLEAQALREQLILGLEQARDTVLPEVLIEKRFKPFVEDQLPGMAVGSLGLVGHPGDFPACPRAVEQAVTLAIGPEGGWIPYEVDKLREAGLTPVQLGERILRVETAVPALLARLF; encoded by the coding sequence GTGAACCTGCTGCTGCTGGAAGACGCCGACTTCGTCGCGGCGGATCGCGTCGTCCTCGCCGGGCGACGCCTCAAACACCTGCAGGAAGTGCACCGCGCCGCCGTCGGCGACAGCCTGCGGGTCGGCCGCCTCGGCGGCCTGATGGGCAGCGGCAGCCTGCTGGAACTGACTGAGCAACACGCCGCACTGCAGGTCAGCCTGGACCAGCCGCCGCCAGCTAAGCTGCCACTGACCCTGCTGCTGGCCCTGCCGCGGCCGAAGATGCTCAAACGCGTGCTGCAGACGGTCAGCGCCATGGGCGTGCCACGGCTGATCCTGCTCAACAGCTACCGGGTGGAAAAGAGCTTCTGGCAGACCCCCTTCCTCGAAGCGCAGGCGCTGCGCGAGCAACTGATCCTCGGCCTGGAACAGGCGCGCGACACCGTGCTGCCCGAAGTACTCATCGAGAAACGCTTCAAGCCCTTCGTCGAAGACCAACTACCGGGAATGGCCGTCGGCAGCCTCGGCCTGGTCGGCCATCCCGGCGACTTTCCCGCCTGCCCACGGGCGGTCGAGCAGGCGGTGACCCTGGCCATCGGCCCGGAAGGCGGCTGGATTCCCTACGAGGTGGACAAGCTGCGCGAGGCGGGCCTTACGCCAGTGCAGCTGGGCGAACGCATCCTGCGCGTGGAAACGGCGGTGCCGGCGCTGCTGGCGCGGTTGTTCTGA
- a CDS encoding phosphoribosyl-ATP diphosphatase, which produces MSDTLTRLAEVLEARKGAAPDSSYVASLYHKGLNKILEKVGEESIETILAAKDAAINGDCSDLIYETADLWFHSLIMLAALGQHPQAVLDELDRRFGLSGHVEKAARPTSD; this is translated from the coding sequence ATGAGTGACACCCTCACCCGCCTGGCCGAGGTGCTGGAGGCGCGCAAAGGCGCGGCGCCGGACAGCTCCTACGTGGCCAGCCTGTATCACAAGGGCCTCAACAAAATTCTGGAGAAGGTCGGCGAAGAGTCGATCGAAACCATTCTTGCGGCCAAGGACGCAGCCATCAACGGCGATTGCAGCGACCTGATCTACGAAACCGCGGACCTCTGGTTCCACAGCCTGATCATGCTCGCCGCCCTCGGCCAGCATCCACAGGCCGTGCTGGACGAGCTGGACCGGCGTTTCGGCTTGTCCGGGCATGTTGAAAAAGCGGCCCGCCCCACATCCGATTGA
- the hisI gene encoding phosphoribosyl-AMP cyclohydrolase yields MTDWLDEITWNEDGLVPAIAQDHKTGRVLMMAWMNREALALTAAEQRAIYWSRSRGKLWRKGEESGHVQKLHELRLDCDADVIILMVEQLGGIACHTGRESCFYRVWQDGAWHTVDPVLKDPHAIYHTEHQHE; encoded by the coding sequence ATGACTGACTGGCTCGACGAAATTACCTGGAACGAAGACGGCCTGGTTCCGGCCATCGCCCAGGATCACAAAACCGGGCGCGTGCTGATGATGGCCTGGATGAACCGCGAGGCCCTGGCCCTCACCGCCGCGGAGCAGCGTGCCATCTACTGGTCACGTTCGCGTGGCAAGCTGTGGCGCAAGGGCGAGGAGTCCGGCCATGTGCAGAAGCTCCACGAGCTACGCCTGGACTGCGATGCCGACGTGATCATCCTGATGGTCGAACAGCTCGGCGGGATTGCCTGCCATACCGGGCGCGAAAGTTGCTTCTACCGAGTGTGGCAAGATGGCGCGTGGCACACCGTCGATCCGGTACTGAAAGACCCGCACGCCATCTACCATACGGAACACCAGCATGAGTGA
- a CDS encoding twin-arginine translocase TatA/TatE family subunit, with amino-acid sequence MGIFDWKHWVVILIVVVLVFGTKRLKNLGSDLGETIKGFRKAMNTEEGDKPAETQQQQPAPAAGEQLHKPQTIDAQAQRVEEPARKD; translated from the coding sequence ATGGGTATTTTCGACTGGAAACACTGGGTCGTCATTCTGATCGTGGTGGTACTGGTGTTCGGCACCAAGCGCCTGAAGAACCTCGGTTCCGACCTGGGCGAAACCATCAAGGGCTTCCGCAAGGCGATGAACACCGAGGAAGGCGACAAGCCCGCCGAGACGCAGCAACAACAACCAGCCCCGGCCGCCGGCGAGCAGCTGCACAAGCCGCAGACCATCGACGCCCAGGCCCAGCGGGTCGAAGAGCCTGCGCGCAAGGACTGA
- the ubiB gene encoding ubiquinone biosynthesis regulatory protein kinase UbiB codes for MKLLAARRLLRILRVVIRYRLDDQLLHLPLPTWMRVLRFALPWRWLPRRPSQLSRGEALRLALEDLGPIFIKFGQLLSTRRDLLPPDMADELAKLQDQVPPFPAAESVARIEEQLGASVAEVFARFEVEPLASASVAQVHAAQLKSGEEVVVKVIRPGLKPIIRSDLAWLYLAARLAEKASADARRLRPVEVVSDYEKTIYDELDLLREAANASQLRRNFDGSDLLYVPQVYWDWCRPKVLVMERIYGVPVTDMATLADQRTNMKLLAERGVEIFFTQVFRDSFFHADMHPGNIFVSTRTPWSPQYIAIDCGIVGSLTPEDQDYLARNLIAFFKRDYRRVAQLHIDSGWVPAETKVNDFEAAIRTVCEPIFEKPLKDISFGQLLLRLFQTARRFNMEVQPQLVLLQKTLLNIEGLGRQLYPDLDLWSTAQPFLERWMRERISPLHLLRNLQQQAEQVPHLSQMARDTLERLNQQPAAAPVAAAPTHAWPLRLVGAALIAGGVSQGLSLAVASWAAWLSLSAGLLLILRR; via the coding sequence ATGAAGCTGCTTGCCGCCCGCCGCCTGCTGCGCATCCTGCGCGTAGTGATTCGCTACCGCCTCGACGACCAGCTGCTGCACCTGCCGCTGCCTACCTGGATGCGCGTGCTGCGCTTCGCCCTGCCCTGGCGCTGGCTGCCGCGCCGCCCGTCCCAGCTGAGCCGTGGCGAAGCCCTGCGCCTGGCCCTGGAAGACCTCGGGCCGATCTTCATCAAGTTTGGTCAGCTGCTTTCCACCCGTCGCGACCTGCTGCCACCGGACATGGCCGACGAGCTGGCCAAGCTGCAGGACCAGGTGCCGCCCTTCCCCGCCGCCGAATCGGTGGCGCGCATCGAAGAACAGCTCGGTGCCAGCGTCGCTGAAGTCTTCGCCCGCTTCGAGGTCGAACCGCTGGCCTCGGCCTCGGTGGCCCAGGTGCATGCCGCGCAACTGAAGAGCGGCGAGGAAGTAGTGGTCAAGGTGATCCGCCCCGGTCTCAAGCCGATCATCCGCTCGGACCTGGCCTGGCTGTACCTCGCCGCGCGCCTGGCCGAGAAGGCCTCGGCCGATGCCCGCCGCCTGCGCCCGGTGGAAGTGGTCAGCGACTACGAAAAAACCATCTACGACGAACTCGACCTGCTGCGCGAGGCGGCCAACGCCAGCCAGCTGCGACGCAACTTCGACGGCTCCGATCTGCTCTACGTACCGCAGGTGTACTGGGACTGGTGCCGACCGAAAGTGCTGGTGATGGAGCGCATCTACGGCGTGCCGGTGACCGACATGGCCACCCTGGCCGACCAGCGCACCAACATGAAACTGCTGGCCGAGCGCGGCGTGGAAATCTTCTTCACCCAGGTGTTCCGCGACAGCTTCTTCCATGCCGACATGCACCCCGGCAACATCTTCGTCAGCACCCGCACGCCGTGGAGCCCGCAGTACATTGCCATTGACTGCGGCATCGTCGGCAGCCTCACCCCCGAGGACCAGGACTACCTGGCGCGCAACCTGATCGCCTTCTTCAAGCGCGACTACCGCCGCGTGGCCCAGCTGCACATCGACTCCGGCTGGGTGCCGGCCGAGACCAAAGTGAATGATTTCGAAGCGGCGATCCGCACCGTCTGCGAGCCGATCTTCGAGAAGCCGCTGAAAGACATCTCCTTCGGCCAGCTGCTGCTGCGCCTGTTCCAGACCGCACGGCGGTTCAACATGGAAGTGCAGCCGCAGCTGGTGCTACTGCAGAAGACCCTGCTGAATATCGAAGGCCTGGGCCGCCAGCTGTACCCGGATCTGGACCTGTGGAGCACCGCACAGCCCTTCCTCGAACGCTGGATGCGTGAGCGCATCAGCCCGCTGCACCTGCTGCGCAACCTGCAGCAGCAGGCCGAGCAGGTGCCGCACCTGTCGCAGATGGCCCGCGACACCCTGGAGCGCCTCAACCAGCAACCCGCAGCCGCCCCCGTGGCGGCCGCACCCACGCATGCCTGGCCACTGCGCCTGGTTGGCGCGGCACTGATCGCCGGCGGCGTCAGCCAGGGCCTGAGCCTGGCCGTTGCCAGCTGGGCCGCCTGGCTCAGCCTGAGCGCCGGTCTGCTGCTGATCCTGCGTCGATAG
- a CDS encoding polyhydroxyalkanoic acid system family protein, with amino-acid sequence MARITVERSHSLGREAAREKAEMLAERLAREYDVKYRWAGDTLEFKRSGADGTIEVSADQVRVKLNLGLLLSALGGTIKREIEDTLDKHLQA; translated from the coding sequence ATGGCCCGTATCACCGTCGAACGTTCCCATTCCCTTGGCCGCGAAGCCGCTCGCGAAAAAGCCGAGATGCTCGCCGAGCGCCTGGCGCGCGAATACGACGTGAAATACCGCTGGGCCGGCGACACCCTGGAGTTCAAACGCAGTGGCGCTGACGGCACTATCGAAGTGAGTGCCGATCAGGTGCGCGTCAAACTCAACCTCGGCCTGCTGCTGTCGGCCCTGGGCGGCACCATCAAGCGCGAAATTGAAGACACCCTGGACAAACATCTGCAGGCTTGA
- the ubiE gene encoding bifunctional demethylmenaquinone methyltransferase/2-methoxy-6-polyprenyl-1,4-benzoquinol methylase UbiE produces MNDPRKAHDSEPTTHFGFQDVPESQKAEKVAEVFHSVAAKYDLMNDVLSGGMHRLWKRFTIELSGVRVGNRVLDIAGGTGDLARKFSSLVGPSGEVVLADINESMLKVGRDRLLDKGVAGNVVFVQADAEKLPFPDNHFDVVTIAFGLRNVTHKEDALRSMLRVLKPGGRLLVLEFSKPASPLLAKAYDAYSFAFMPLAGKLITNDSESYRYLAESIRMHPDQDTLKAMMVEAGFERVTYHNMTGGIVALHRGIKP; encoded by the coding sequence ATGAACGACCCGCGCAAGGCCCACGACAGCGAACCGACCACCCACTTCGGCTTTCAGGACGTCCCGGAAAGCCAGAAGGCCGAGAAGGTCGCCGAGGTGTTCCACTCGGTAGCGGCCAAATACGACCTGATGAACGACGTGCTGTCCGGCGGCATGCACCGCCTGTGGAAGCGTTTCACCATCGAACTGTCCGGCGTACGCGTGGGCAATCGCGTGCTGGATATCGCTGGCGGCACTGGCGACCTGGCGCGCAAGTTTTCCAGCCTGGTCGGCCCGAGCGGCGAAGTAGTGCTGGCTGACATCAACGAGTCGATGCTGAAAGTCGGCCGTGACCGCCTGCTCGACAAGGGCGTGGCCGGCAACGTGGTATTCGTCCAGGCCGACGCGGAAAAACTGCCGTTCCCCGACAACCACTTCGACGTGGTCACCATCGCCTTCGGCCTGCGCAACGTCACCCACAAGGAAGACGCCCTGCGCTCCATGCTGCGCGTGCTCAAGCCGGGCGGCCGCCTGCTGGTACTGGAGTTCTCCAAGCCCGCCAGCCCGCTGCTGGCCAAGGCCTATGACGCCTACTCGTTCGCCTTCATGCCGCTGGCCGGCAAGCTGATCACCAATGACTCGGAAAGCTACCGCTACCTGGCCGAATCGATCCGCATGCACCCGGACCAGGACACCCTCAAGGCGATGATGGTCGAGGCCGGCTTCGAGCGCGTGACCTACCACAACATGACCGGCGGCATCGTCGCCCTGCACCGCGGCATCAAGCCCTGA